One genomic window of Tachypleus tridentatus isolate NWPU-2018 chromosome 12, ASM421037v1, whole genome shotgun sequence includes the following:
- the LOC143235783 gene encoding cadherin-86C-like, protein MKENEKIWIWTILTLFLQSEIIEGNAPNIEVSHNMRVLKLPRETKVGSIIYRLKGHDFDIPDVLTFGVRGSGADELLEVRSASFTEANVILRKRPTEMEYRFTVYVTDGIETTEDESTIFITDATEVLSPFLEYDPVINLSENTVQNTTVGYVVARDKDKSNLPVQFEIHGSEKFSIRYVFGPRGTSKAEIKVIHTVDYERRNMYHLQILALVSFNV, encoded by the exons ATGAAAGAAAATGAGAAGATTTGGATATGGACAATTTTAACGTTATTTCTACAGAGTGAAATAATAGAAG GAAATGCTCCAAATATTGAAGTGTCACACAACATGCGTGTGTTGAAGCTTCCCAGAGAGACAAAAGTGG GAAGTATTATATACCGTTTGAAAGGCCATGACTTTGACATTCCTGACGTGTTGACCTTTGGTGTTCGTGGGTCAGGAGCTGATGAACTTTTGGAGGTTAGATCCGCTAGCTTTACCGAAGCGAACGTCATTCTACGTAAAAGACCCACG gAAATGGAGTACAGGTTTACAGTTTATGTTACGGATGGCATTGAG ACAACCGAGGATGAGTCCACCATCTTCATCACTGATGCTACCGAAGTGTTGTCGCCCTTTTTGGAATACGACCCTGTTATTAACCTATCTGAG AATACTGTCCAGAATACCACTGTTGGTTACGTGGTAGCCAGAGACAAAGACAAAAGTAATCTTCCAGTGCAGTTTGAGATTCAC GGTTCGGAGAAGTTCTCCATTAGATATGTGTTTGGTCCACGTGGAACAAGTAAAGCCGAAATAAAAGTCATTCATACTGTGGATTATGAGCGTCGGAATatgtaccatctacagatactagcattggtGAGTTTTAACGTGTAA